A portion of the Scleropages formosus chromosome 15, fSclFor1.1, whole genome shotgun sequence genome contains these proteins:
- the setd3 gene encoding actin-histidine N-methyltransferase isoform X1 gives MGKKSRVKTQKWGTGATAMATPKEMLSLISELLQKCSSAAPPPGQEWAEYIQIRSLVEKIRKKQKGLSVMFEGTRETYFTELMAWAAENGASCEGFEICHFGEEGYGLKATRDIKAEELFLWVPRKMLMTVESAKSSVLGPLYLQDRILQAMGNVTLAFHLLCERANPNSFWQPYIKTLPSEYDTPLYFEEEEVRHLQATQAIQDVFSQYKNTARQYAYFYKVIQTHPSASKLSLKDAFTFDDYRWAVSSVMTRQNQIPTEDGSRVTLALIPLWDMCNHTNGLITTGYNLEDDRCECVALQDYKKDDQIYIFYGTRSNAEFVIHNGFFYEANAHDRVKIKLGVSKSERLYAMKAEVLARAGIPSSSIFALHGADPPMSAQLLAFLRVFCMTEEELKDYLVGDHAINKIFTLGNAELPVSWENEIKLWTFLETRAALLLKTYRSTSENDRSLLEQPELSFRARVAIQLRLAEKQILEHAVRCGRARREHFQRQLEEGAPLPRCQESSISLLENSHPESGLPLSLHHLDEADGALEGLAGAEPGDGLLLNGAVTMENGDGTPHEVEQSAKRTGDEAVENSK, from the exons atggggaaaaaaagcagagtgAAGACCCAGAAGTGGGGTACTGGAGCCACAGCCATGGCCACTCCAAAAGAGATGCTGAGCTTGATCTCCGAACTCCTGCAGA aatgcagcagtgctgctcctCCCCCAGGACAGGAGTGGGCAGAGTATATACAAATCAGGAGCCTTGTGGAAAAGATCCGGAAAAAGCAGAAAG GTCTTTCTGTGATGTTTGAAGGAACGAGAGAGACCTACTTCACAGAGCTGATGGCCTGGGCTGCAGAAAATGGAGCATCTTGTGAAGGTTTTGAAATCTGCCACTTTGGAGAGGAAGGATATGGCTTAAAAGCCACACGTGACATCAAG GCAGAGGAGCTGTTTCTCTGGGTTCCTAGGAAGATGCTGATGACTGTGGAATCAGCCAAGAGCTCTGTGCTTG GTCCCCTGTACCTCCAGGATCGCATCCTACAGGCTATGGGCAATGTGACACTAGCCTTTCACCTACTGTGCGAACGTGCCAACCCCAATTCCTTCTGGCAGCCATACATCAAGACCCTGCCCAGCGAGTACGACACACCACTCTACTTTGAAGAAGAGGAAGTGCGTCATCTTCAGGCCACACAGGCCATCCAGGATGTCTTCAGTCAGTACAAGAACACGGCACGCCAGTATGCCTACTTCTACAAAGTCATTCAG ACTCATCCCAGTGCCAGCAAGCTATCCTTAAAGGATGCCTTTACCTTTGACGACTACAG ATGGGCCGTGTCATCTGTTATGACCCGCCAGAACCAGATCCCCACAGAAGATGGCAGCCGTGTGACCCTGGCCCTGATCCCGCTCTGGGACATGTGCAATCACACCAATGGCCTG aTTACAACTGGATATAACCTGGAAGATGACAGGTGTGAGTGCGTTGCCCTTCAGGACTACAAGAAAGATGACCAG ATATATATCTTCTACGGTACAAGATCCAATGCAGAGTTTGTAATTCACAATGGGTTCTTCTATGAAGCCAATGCCCATGACCGGGTGAAGATCAAGCTGGGTGTAAGCAAGAGTGAGCGCCTGTATGCCATGAAGGCCGAGGTCTTGGCGCGAGCTGGCATTCCCTC GTCCAGTATCTTCGCTCTGCACGGTGCCGACCCCCCTATGTCAGCACAGCTGCTGGCCTTCCTCCGTGTCTTCTGCATGACTGAAG AGGAGCTCAAGGACTACCTGGTGGGTGACCATGCAATCAACAAGATCTTTACCTTGGGCAATGCGGAGCTTCCAGTCAGCTGGGAGAATGAGATCAAACTATGGACTTTCCTGGAGACAAGAGCAGCCCTGCTTCTCAAAACCTACCGATCCACCTCAGAG AATGACCGGTCCCTGCTGGAGCAGCCAGAGCTTTCATTCCGTGCGCGGGTGGCTATCCAGCTGCGGCTGGCGGAGAAGCAGATCCTGGAGCATGCTGTGCGCTGTGGGAGGGCAAGGCGAGAGCACTTCCagaggcagctggaggagggcgCCCCACTGCCACGCTGCCAGGAGAGCAGTATCTCCCTGTTGGAGAACTCCCACCCGGAGTCAGGGCTGCCCCTCAGCCTCCACCACCTGGACGAGGCTGACGGGGCACTGGAAGGTTTGGCAGGGGCAGAACCTGGCGATGGTCTGCTCCTCAATGGTGCTGTCACTATGGAGAATGGGGATGGCACTCCACACGAGGTCGAGCAAAGTGCCAAACGAACTGGAGACGAGGCCGTGGAGAACAGTAAATAA
- the setd3 gene encoding actin-histidine N-methyltransferase isoform X2, which translates to MGKKSRVKTQKWGTGATAMATPKEMLSLISELLQKCSSAAPPPGQEWAEYIQIRSLVEKIRKKQKGLSVMFEGTRETYFTELMAWAAENGASCEGFEICHFGEEGYGLKATRDIKAEELFLWVPRKMLMTVESAKSSVLGPLYLQDRILQAMGNVTLAFHLLCERANPNSFWQPYIKTLPSEYDTPLYFEEEEVRHLQATQAIQDVFSQYKNTARQYAYFYKVIQTHPSASKLSLKDAFTFDDYRWAVSSVMTRQNQIPTEDGSRVTLALIPLWDMCNHTNGLITTGYNLEDDRCECVALQDYKKDDQIYIFYGTRSNAEFVIHNGFFYEANAHDRVKIKLGVSKSERLYAMKAEVLARAGIPSEVGVACVFDQSNMRQSSS; encoded by the exons atggggaaaaaaagcagagtgAAGACCCAGAAGTGGGGTACTGGAGCCACAGCCATGGCCACTCCAAAAGAGATGCTGAGCTTGATCTCCGAACTCCTGCAGA aatgcagcagtgctgctcctCCCCCAGGACAGGAGTGGGCAGAGTATATACAAATCAGGAGCCTTGTGGAAAAGATCCGGAAAAAGCAGAAAG GTCTTTCTGTGATGTTTGAAGGAACGAGAGAGACCTACTTCACAGAGCTGATGGCCTGGGCTGCAGAAAATGGAGCATCTTGTGAAGGTTTTGAAATCTGCCACTTTGGAGAGGAAGGATATGGCTTAAAAGCCACACGTGACATCAAG GCAGAGGAGCTGTTTCTCTGGGTTCCTAGGAAGATGCTGATGACTGTGGAATCAGCCAAGAGCTCTGTGCTTG GTCCCCTGTACCTCCAGGATCGCATCCTACAGGCTATGGGCAATGTGACACTAGCCTTTCACCTACTGTGCGAACGTGCCAACCCCAATTCCTTCTGGCAGCCATACATCAAGACCCTGCCCAGCGAGTACGACACACCACTCTACTTTGAAGAAGAGGAAGTGCGTCATCTTCAGGCCACACAGGCCATCCAGGATGTCTTCAGTCAGTACAAGAACACGGCACGCCAGTATGCCTACTTCTACAAAGTCATTCAG ACTCATCCCAGTGCCAGCAAGCTATCCTTAAAGGATGCCTTTACCTTTGACGACTACAG ATGGGCCGTGTCATCTGTTATGACCCGCCAGAACCAGATCCCCACAGAAGATGGCAGCCGTGTGACCCTGGCCCTGATCCCGCTCTGGGACATGTGCAATCACACCAATGGCCTG aTTACAACTGGATATAACCTGGAAGATGACAGGTGTGAGTGCGTTGCCCTTCAGGACTACAAGAAAGATGACCAG ATATATATCTTCTACGGTACAAGATCCAATGCAGAGTTTGTAATTCACAATGGGTTCTTCTATGAAGCCAATGCCCATGACCGGGTGAAGATCAAGCTGGGTGTAAGCAAGAGTGAGCGCCTGTATGCCATGAAGGCCGAGGTCTTGGCGCGAGCTGGCATTCCCTC GGAGGTTGGGGTAGCCTGTGTCTTTGACCAGTCAAATATGCGTCAGTCCAGCTCTTAA